From Zingiber officinale cultivar Zhangliang chromosome 5B, Zo_v1.1, whole genome shotgun sequence, the proteins below share one genomic window:
- the LOC121985188 gene encoding probable WRKY transcription factor 14 translates to MCDYFSQRMDGDLTDIVLTGGHLSNSGLDPFLDDDANWQVDQLLPNSDPFADLQVDPMLNPYVPGGATGVDHGGFGDRFQLLPPPPPPKAVAAKVHQISLSPLLPKMITAGGPMAGAADRCGEEQISPRRATTPGNKRRKGQAKRVVYVPAPAAAAAEGSNRPSGEVVPSDLWAWRKYGQKPIKGSPYPRGYYRCSSSKGCSARKQVERSRADPNMLVVTYTSEHNHPWPTQRNALAGSVRSSHHSKSIKPLPPPTDATATDPLINHPDAEALAPPASTSPLVNEESGVCYKPMIPEANLQADDFFSDLAELESEPMSLIFSKTDPLFSMFD, encoded by the exons ATGTGCGACTACTTCTCGCAGAGGATGGACGGCGATCTCACCGACATCGTTCTCACCGGCGGCCACTTGTCGAACTCCGGCCTCGATCCCTTCCTCGACGACGACGCCAACTGGCAAGTCGATCAGCTCCTCCCCAACAGCGACCCCTTCGCTGACCTCCAAGTCGACCCGATGTTGAACCCCTACGTCCCCGGCGGTGCTACCGGCGTCGACCACGGCGGCTTCGGAGATCGGTTCCAGCTTCTACCTCCGCCACCGCCGCCAAAGGCTGTGGCTGCTAAGGTGCACCAGATCTCGCTGTCGCCTCTCTTGCCAAAGATGATTACCGCCGGCGGTCCGATGGCCGGCGCCGCAGATCGCTGTGGAGAGGAGCAGATCTCGCCTCGTAGAGCTACTACTCCTGGCAACAAACGGAG AAAAGGTCAGGCTAAGAGGGTGGTATACGTTCCTgcaccggcggcggcggcggcggaaggCAGCAATAGGCCGAGCGGAGAGGTTGTTCCCTCGGATCTGTGGGCGTGGAGGAAGTATGGCCAAAAACCAATTAAGGGCTCTCCTTATCCACG GGGCTACTACAGATGCAGCAGCTCCAAGGGCTGCTCCGCCCGGAAGCAGGTGGAGCGCAGCCGCGCCGACCCCAACATGCTCGTCGTCACCTACACCTCCGAGCACAACCACCCCTGGCCTACCCAGCGCAACGCCCTCGCTGGCTCCGTCCGCTCCTCCCACCATTCCAAGTCCATCAAACCGCTGCCGCCGCCCACTGACGCCACCGCCACCGATCCATTAATTAACCACCCCGACGCAGAAGCACTGGCGCCGCCGGCCTCCACCTCTCCCTTGGTCAACGAGGAAAGTGGCGTTTGCTACAAGCCGATGATCCCCGAGGCGAACCTGCAGGCCGACGACTTCTTCTCCGACCTGGCCGAGCTGGAGTCGGAACCGATGAGTCTCATCTTCTCCAAAACCGATCCCTTGTTCAGCATGTTCGATTGA